A genomic window from Antedon mediterranea chromosome 4, ecAntMedi1.1, whole genome shotgun sequence includes:
- the LOC140047393 gene encoding nitric oxide-associated protein 1-like, producing the protein MIHSKVLKAFYPVGVFKNVRLPHCSRINHTRKLSATTDGDSSKKANVCSNSDKSQVNYIDEQFFSEVLEYSTNVNIDKSSSKDINNDVRKEISIVNMEDLNEIDSQYFSSSDETTKSEANDRVDSANSYWIYDSIQEVKSDAELLEVNKAGFRPKTIKIDRKESKENDEDVQFQPHERPTSIHMSDEKFDMDSLAKLREELELVRRVNKTAVKRDVVRGVKTEKIPEGQNLPANVRLEELEPSIAEVVKVITKKKPKLKKKTIDFLKLYGTPDPESPLTSVPCCGCGALLHCQDATAGGYLASERFKKLSELELIKTPCQRCMLIMKYNHAINISVTENDFDEMFHEIKDKYALILVMVDLLDFPISFIPNMKTKVGSNKQVMLIGNKIDLLPADSHDCHKRIQKQLRDSSVEHNVCNPEQILNVHLISSKLGYGVEGLISDIQSKWESRGDVYLIGTANSGKSTLFNRLLNSDFCKTKAKWVYKKATVSRWPGTTLNLLKFPILRPNVERIGRRDDRLREQKENDKWRERIEKHDKEFDALGYFRGHVGRSFESDVYDDPVKAFNLISGNKMPSSASLPFKFDPSEFSEGKWLYDTPGIIRDEQVLSKLTAEELKLCVSSQAYRPKTMVIKPGQTIFLAGLGRLDYLQGIQTIFCTMFAAPTLPVRVVDTENADEFYKENVGHPHLKVPAGGAERLETIAPLVACDDVTIKGIHQKHSAADILFASAGWLAITPNQGLEAVLRPYTIGGLGCIVRTPALLPYVVNLRGTRLVRSKPFYRVNVDKLVQYV; encoded by the exons ATGATTCACTCTAAAGTACTAAAAGCCTTTTATCCTGTGGGAGTGTTTAAAAATGTGAGGCTGCCCCATTGTTCACGGATAAACCATACACGAAAATTATCGGCTACAACGGATGGAGACTCCAGCAAGAAGGCAAATGTGTGTTCAAATAGTGATAAAAGCCAAGTTAACTATATTgatgaacaatttttttcagaGGTACTTGAGTATTCCACGAATGTTAACATTGATAAATCTTCATCGAAAGACATCAATAATGATGttagaaaagaaatatcgaTCGTTAATATGGAAGACTTAAATGAAATCGATAGTCAATACTTTTCATCAAGTGATGAAACCACAAAATCTGAAGCCAATGACAGAGTAGATTCTGCTAATTCTTACTGGATATATGACTCAATACAAGAGGTTAAGAGCGATGCTGAATTATTGGAGGTTAATAAAGCTGGCTTCAGaccaaaaacaattaaaatagatCGAAAAGAATCAAAAGAAAACGATGAGGATGTTCAGTTTCAACCTCACGAGAGACCAACTTCAATTCACATGTCAGATGAAAAATTTGACATGGATTCTTTAGCAAAATTACGGGAGGAGTTAGAACTTGTTCGGAGGGTTAATAAAACGGCTGTAAAACGAGATGTTGTGCGTGGGGTGAAAACAGAGAAGATTCCTGAAGGACAGAATCTCCCGGCAAATGTACGTTTAGAAGAACTTGAACCGAGTATCGCTGAAGTGGTGAAAGTTATCACTAAAAAGAAaccaaaattaaaaaagaaaacaattgacTTCTTAAAATTGTATGGCACTCCTGACCCGGAGTCACCTTTGACATCGGTACCATGCTGTGGGTGTGGTGCATTGCTTCATTGTCAAGATGCCACAGCTGGTGGTTACCTGGCAAGCGAAAGATTCAAGAAACTCTCCGAGTTGGAACTCATCAAAACTCCGTGTCAGCGATGTATgttaattatgaaatataaCCATGCAATTAACATCAGCGTTACTGAGAACGATTTTGATGAAATGTTTCACGAGATCAAAGACAAATACGCACTTATTTTAGTTATGGTTGACCTCTTGGATTTCCCAATAAGTTTCATCCCAAATATGAAAACAAAGGTTGGTTCGAACAAACAAGTTATGCTGATTGGTAATAAAATAGATCTGCTACCTGCGGACTCGCATGACTGTCATAAGAGGATACAAAAGCAGTTAAGAGATTCTAGTGTTGAACACAATGTATGCAATCCTGAACAGATTCTCAATGTGCATTTGATTAGCTCCAAACTTGGCTATGGGGTTGAAGGTTTGATCTCTGATATACAGTCTAAATGGGAATCAAGAGGAGATGTTTATCTCATAG GTACTGCAAATTCTGGTAAATCAACACTTTTCAATCGTCTGTTGAACTCTGATTTCTGTAAGACAAAAGCAAAGTGGGTTTACAAGAAAGCCACTGTAAGTAGGTGGCCAGGAACAACACTAAATTTGCTGAAATTCCCCATACTGAGACCAAACGTTGAACGAATCGGCAGACGTGATGATCGTTTACGTGAGCAGAAAGAGAATGATAAATGGCGAGAAAGAATCGAAAAACATGATAAAGAGTTTGATGCATTAGGTTACTTTAGAG GTCATGTTGGACGAAGCTTTGAAAGTGATGTATATGATGATCCTGTGAAGGCtttcaatttgatctctggcaATAAAATGCCATCTTCTGCTAGTTTACCGTTTAAGTTTGATCCTTCAGAGTTTAGCGAGGGCAAGTGGTTGTATGATACGCCAGGTATCATTAGAGACGAGCAG GTATTATCTAAGCTAACAGCTGAAGAACTAAAACTGTGTGTATCGAGCCAAGCGTATCGACCCAAGACCATGGTCATTAAACCCGGTCAAACAATATTTCTAGCTGGACTTGGACGTCTAGACTATCTACAA GGAATACAAACCATATTTTGTACGATGTTTGCTGCCCCCACACTGCCAGTTCGAGTAGTCGATACAGAAAATGCAGATGAATTTTACAAGGAAAATGTTGGTCACCCACATTTAAAG GTTCCGGCAGGAGGAGCAGAACGGTTAGAGACGATTGCCCCACTTGTTGCTTGTGATGATGTCACTATAAAAGGAATTCACCAGAAGCACAGTGCAGCAGACATTTTGTTCGCTTCTGCAG gATGGTTAGCAATTACACCCAACCAAGGCCTGGAGGCAGTTCTTAGGCCGTACACTATTGGAGGTTTAGGGTGTATTGTGCGCACTCCAGCCTTACTGCCATATGTTGTTAACCTGAGAGGCACCAGATTAGTAAGAAGCAAACCATTTTATAGAGTGAATGTGGATAAACTGGTTCAATACGTGTGA